One Plasmodium knowlesi strain H genome assembly, chromosome: 10 genomic window carries:
- a CDS encoding SICAvar, type I (fragment), with the protein DDINTVVRDELKELLKEITNDGNWEDVAQHCKDDIGSSPDDTDGEKTAKKKACKLFALGLKHISDIKDKNNNQDYEIPLKQTMMCAALNLYADQLIDKSTDQCPLDNKKLDQAIQHAFSKSSNIMGNGGNSCPTGSATNSCFVCKREKTFDKCQIGSDNVKNKMTELLNKEDATSSNNTPNKEKTLEKINKIETFCTQVQCAIKQYGKNKKKDSSGTVTWDALKTEIGTELKELLGDMLQGDKQKEVEQYCSDKDANWYRYGHKGKHTNKAACLLFAAGLKHIYGRPNGQKNGQFKGPSFEQTMGCLFLKEYAKQLQTMAETKKKGQSWVHPLCSIKDGITYASGKSGEIMRNVLTECKQGPNGISCFVCKIDQDYDDCPIGNSQNDKIEEKVEPLLQEKSDLMEKTLENTVCPILLTDLLTPFLPLAPVSIGLSAMAYYLWKYFGPLGKGGARFRRSPTEIPGPSVQDQVLDHVQQDSSHEYQLVKERKPRSAPTRTKRSGRANRRTIIEIHFEVLDECQKGDTQVNQKDFLELLVQEFMGSEFMEEEERVPKEEVLMEGVPMQRVPSLGSGLLV; encoded by the exons gaTGACATAAACACTGTCGTTAGAGACGAATTAAAGGAACTCCTAAAAGAAATTACGAATGATGGGAATTGGGAAGACGTTGCCCAACACTGTAAGGACGACATCGGTTCGTCGCCAGACGATACCGACGGAGAAAAAACTGCTAAgaaaaaagcttgtaagctttttgctttaggtttaaaacacatttctgatATTAAAGACAAGAACAACAACCAAGACTATGAGATACCACttaaacaaactatgatgtgcgcagcacttaatctttatgctgatcaattaataGACAAATCAACAGATCAATGTCCCctagataataaaaaattggatcAGGCAATACAACACGCTTTTAGTAAAAGTAGTAACATTATGGGGAATGGAGGAAATTCATGCCCAACTGGTAGTGCtactaattcttgttttgtttgcaaaagagaaaaaactttTGACAAATGCCAAATTGGCTCTGACAAtgtaaagaataaaatgacCGAACTCCTCAACAAGGAAGACGCAACCAGCTCCaacaacacccctaacaaggaaaaaacactagagaaaataaataaaatcgaaactttctgtactcaagtccaatgtgcTATCAAACAgtacggaaaaaataaaaaaaaagactcaaGTGGAACAGTGACTTGG gatgCCCTGAAGACTGAAATCGGGACGGAATTAAAAGAACTTCTGGGAGATATGTTGCAGGGAGATAAGCAAAAAGAAGTTGAACAATACTGCAGTGACAAAGACGCTAATTGGTATAGATATGgccataaaggaaaacatacaaataaagcagcttgtttgctctTTGCTGCAGGgttaaagcacatttatggccGTCCCAACGGCCAAAAGAATGGCCAGTttaagggcccatcgtttgaacaaacgatgggttgtttatttcttaaagaatatgcaaaacaattgcaaacaatggcagaaacgaaaaaaaaaggacagagttgggtacatcctctttgtagTATAAAGGATGGTATAACATATGCTTCTGGTAAAAGTGGTGAAATTATGAGGAATGTATTAACTGAATGTAAACAGGGTCCTAATGgtatttcttgttttgtaTGCAAAATTGACCAAGATTATGATGATTGCCCCATTGGCAACAgccaaaatgacaaaatagaggaaaaagtggaaccaCTACTCCAAGAGAAGAGCGacttaatggaaaaaacattagagaatacagtctgtcccatccttcttacggatctccttaccccttttcttcctttggctcctgtctccattggcctttctgctatggcttattacctttggaag tattttggtcctcttggtaaaggaggagcacgtttcagaagatctcctactgaaattcctggtccatcagtacaggacCAAGTTctcgatcatgtgcaacaagatagttcacatgaatatcaattggtgaaggaacgaaaacctcgttctgctccaacaagaacgaaacgttctggtcgcgcgaatcgtcgaacgattattgaaattcattttgaagtgttggacgaatgtcaaaaaggggacacacaagtgaaccagaaggattttctggaacttttggttcaagagttcatgggatcggaatttatggaagaagaagaacgggttcctaaggaagaggttcttatggaaggggttcccATGCaacgtgttccaagtttaggttccgggttactggtttaa